From Anopheles funestus chromosome 3RL, idAnoFuneDA-416_04, whole genome shotgun sequence, a single genomic window includes:
- the LOC125770853 gene encoding tigger transposable element-derived protein 1-like: protein MESNYKNSRKKCAITMSEKLEMIKLFEKGKSYAAIARQIKRPQSTVRTIIQRKDNLLNFAKGDSMATRKRNEIIEEMERLLVIWIEDLLNKRIPLSLQIIQTKAKSLYQDIESSTGITECTVNSFKASSGWFNRFKNRTNLKNMKMHGEAGSADEEAAENFPGLLEKIIVEKGFLPEQIINVDETALFWKKMPTKSYVFGNMIPIPGIKLNKERITIMVGSNMTGDLKLKPLAVYHSQKPRAFKHVQVQSLPVVWKSNKKAWVTRSIFNEWFLQNFVPEVEKYCRDKGIPFKILLLVDNAPGHPIELNELHPNVEVVFLPPRTTSLLQPMDQGVIATLKSYYLRRTFTRILHTIEQNPTFNITDAWKNYDILSAIRNISAAWHEVKSSTINECWKKICPAFFTHDTTSTDEDEQIQLLIEECVSAANVLPLEIDAEDIRQFIFLQEEPLTNNELIEADTLEVLDEYNEEYDEEDLEPIQKRFSSKRLEAAFENIEKALSEFQAMDEDEERSANVSDRVRKEIAVYKNIYNDKKVIKRQLSMDSFVQKL from the coding sequence ATGGaatcaaattataaaaatagtcGGAAGAAGTGTGCTATAACAATGTCAGAAAAGTTGGAAATGATCAAGTtgtttgaaaaaggaaaaagttatGCAGCAATAGCCCGGCAAATAAAACGACCACAATCAACAGTGCGGACCATCATCCAACGCAAAGATAATTTACTGAATTTTGCGAAAGGAGATTCAATGGCCACTCGGAAACGTAATGAGATAATAGAAGAAATGGAACGCTTGTtagtgatttggatagaagATTTGTTAAATAAGCGAATTCCTCTCAGTTTACAAATTATCCAAACTAAGGCAAAATCTTTGTATCAAGATATAGAAAGCTCCACTGGAATTACGGAATGTACTGTAAACTCTTTCAAAGCCAGTTCGGGATGGTTCAACAGATTTAAAAATCGTACTAACCTAAAGAACATGAAGATGCATGGTGAGGCTGGAAGTGCAGATGAAGAAGCAGCAGAAAACTTTCCTGGCTTGTTGGAAAAGATAATAGTAGAAAAGGGGTTTCTTCCGGAACAGATTATAAATGTTGATGAAACTGcacttttttggaaaaagatgCCCacaaaaagttatgttttcgGCAATATGATACCAATACctggaataaaattaaataaggaAAGAATTACCATCATGGTTGGAAGTAACATGACGggtgatttaaaattaaaaccctTGGCAGTATACCATTCACAAAAACCAAGAGCATTTAAGCATGTTCAAGTTCAGTCCTTGCCAGTGGTTTGgaaatccaacaaaaaagcatggGTGACTCGTTCCATTTTCAATGAATGGTTTCTTCAAAACTTTGTACCAGAGGTAGAAAAGTATTGTAGAGATAAAGGCATTCCATTTAAGATCCTTTTGTTAGTTGATAATGCTCCAGGCCATCCAATAGAGCTCAACGAACTGCACCCTAATGTTGAAGTCGTTTTCCTGCCACCTAGAACTACATCATTGTTACAGCCTATGGACCAGGGAGTAATTGCAACATTAAAATCGTACTATCTTCGCAGAACATTCACTCGCATTCTTCATACAATAGAGCAAAATCCAACATTCAACATAACTGATGCCTGGAAAAATTACGACATTCTTTCTGCCATACGTAACATATCTGCTGCATGGCATGAGGTTAAATCGAGTACCATTAAtgagtgttggaaaaaaatatgccCTGCTTTTTTTACACATGATACGACATCAACTGATGAAGATGAACAAATTCAACTTCTAATAGAAGAATGTGTGTCTGCAGCTAATGTGTTACCATTGGAAATAGATGCTGAAGATATACGCCAATTTATCTTTTTACAAGAAGAACCTCTAACGAACAATGAGCTAATTGAAGCAGATACTTTAGAAGTATTGGATGAATACAACGAGGAGTACGACGAAGAAGATCTAGAACCTATTCAAAAAAGATTCAGCTCAAAAAGATTGGAGGCTGCTTTCGAAAACATAGAGAAAGCATTATCTGAATTTCAAGCGATGGATGAAGACGAAGAAAGGTCCGCGAATGTAAGCGATCGAGTTAGAAAGGAAATAGCggtttacaaaaatatttataatgaCAAGAAAGTCATCAAAAGACAGTTATCAATGGAcagttttgtacaaaaattgtaa